The Solibacillus sp. FSL R7-0668 genome includes the window TCAGCCTCTAGCATTGCTAAGATTTTCATGTCCTGCTGTGCTAATTGAGCCGTTTTTTGTAAATATACATACTCATCTTCTGTTAGTTCTTCGCCTGCATTTTGCTTATCCTGCATCTTCATTTGAACATCACGGAAATTTGTGAATAATTTTTTTGCCTCTTCATCTTCACGTACAGCCTCTACCGCTTTTTGTAGATTTTCGAATTCCTCTGTTTTGCGGAATGTTGCTTGAAGCTTATTAATATCTTCATAAATGTTAATCATTTGATATCCTACTTTCTCATTTTAGTTCGTCAACAAGACGATGACCGCCTGAATTACCCCAACTAGACCACCAATAATACCACCTAGCCAAGTAATTAACTTTAGCTCTTTGCTAATAATACCAAGTACAAGCTCCTCTAATTTCGCAATTGGGAATGAATCTACCTGCTCACGCACAACTTCTGCTAAATTTAAGCGCTTTAAGACATCTTCAATTTTCCCTTCAGCTGTTGTAAACAATTTCTCCATTACTTTAGGTAGTAGCTCGTCTGTTGCCCATTGATTTCCTTGTGGCCAATAATCATTAATCGTTTTGTCCAAGCGTGATTCAATTGCTAGTGCATTTTTTGCGTAACTTTGGATGCTCGACTCAATCGTATCAAAGTTTATGTCATTCATAAAGTCCATCGCTGGGCGTTTTTTTATTTTTTCCCATTCTGCACTAAAAATCCGCTGTAATAATGCCGCTGTACCTGGTGCTTGTAAAAACTTCACAAGCTCACGCTGCACTTTATCAACAAGAGATGTAGAATCACCTAAAAACATTTGAATCATGCCTCCAAATGAGCCCTTCGTCGATAAAAAATCATCCAGCATATTTTTGATTGTAATAGCCCCTTCTTGTGATAAGAAGTAATCCTCACCCTTTTTCAAAATCTGCACAACCGCTTCATCTACTTTACGATCTAACACAGGCGCTAAATCAGCTGGTAATAATTCTTGAATTGTCTTTGTCGATAATGTATGTTTCATAGACATCAATTGATGATGAATGATGTCATCCACTTTTCCCTCAACAGTTTGCGGTAATGTTTGAAATCCAGCTAAATGCAACCAATCATTAATCGTTTTTTCATCTGTAAATATTTCCTGTGTCACCTTGTCCTGTGCAAATGTTAATACGCTCGCTCGCACTTCTGTAGATAAAAACTTTTTCTTAATTGTTTCTGGCGTTAATAAATAATCTGTTACCGTTTTACCTAATTGAATAGCTAAATCCCCACGACGCTTCGGAATAAGGCCTGGTGTTAACGGCAATTTCCACTTTCTAAAGTAAATCGGCTTATACGGTCGAAACAGCATTTTAATGGCCATGTAGTTTGTAGCCGCCCCAACTATCGCACCCACAACGCCAAGTAATAATAACAGCGTAATAAATTCTCCCATTAATCTCACTCTTTCCTTATCTATATCTATTCTTATTATTAATTTCTTCAAACAAAAATTGCAACAACGGACTACTTTCTTGTACGATTAGATGGGGGGGAAGTTTCATGATTCAACATTTTAGCTATAAACCATTATTCGAAAACAGTCAAATTCCTGGTTGGTCGATTCGTTTCTTTTTTAACAATGAGCGTTTTACAGCAGAATATTATAAAGATGGTAGTATTCGCTTTATTGGCAATACACCGCAACAAAATGATCTTGCCAATGTAGAAAAAATGATTCATGAATTAATGTTATTCCACGTTTATGAATAAAAAATGGGGCTGCGCCAAAAGTAAATACTTTTAGCGCAGTGCTTCGTTCGTGTATTAATTATCCGCTGCATGCGGTGCTTCTGCGGTGGTCGAAATAAAATTTCCACCATCCTCGGCGCAAGGGGGTGTCCCAGAATCACTTCTCGGACACCCCCTTACTGTCCCTAATAGTAGATTGTAAAAAACTAATGCTCGGTGGAAGATGAACCCCACCGAGCAAAGCGTTAGTCTATGCGCATTCAAGTAAATTATTCAAATAGCTGGCTAGAGAATTTATTTGCTGGCTTTTTTGCACTAAATTTCTCATCTATTCAAATAATTACTTGCCCCATACATTACCATTAAAATACTGATAATTCAAA containing:
- a CDS encoding YheE family protein, encoding MIQHFSYKPLFENSQIPGWSIRFFFNNERFTAEYYKDGSIRFIGNTPQQNDLANVEKMIHELMLFHVYE
- a CDS encoding DUF445 domain-containing protein produces the protein MGEFITLLLLLGVVGAIVGAATNYMAIKMLFRPYKPIYFRKWKLPLTPGLIPKRRGDLAIQLGKTVTDYLLTPETIKKKFLSTEVRASVLTFAQDKVTQEIFTDEKTINDWLHLAGFQTLPQTVEGKVDDIIHHQLMSMKHTLSTKTIQELLPADLAPVLDRKVDEAVVQILKKGEDYFLSQEGAITIKNMLDDFLSTKGSFGGMIQMFLGDSTSLVDKVQRELVKFLQAPGTAALLQRIFSAEWEKIKKRPAMDFMNDINFDTIESSIQSYAKNALAIESRLDKTINDYWPQGNQWATDELLPKVMEKLFTTAEGKIEDVLKRLNLAEVVREQVDSFPIAKLEELVLGIISKELKLITWLGGIIGGLVGVIQAVIVLLTN
- a CDS encoding YlbF family regulator, whose protein sequence is MINIYEDINKLQATFRKTEEFENLQKAVEAVREDEEAKKLFTNFRDVQMKMQDKQNAGEELTEDEYVYLQKTAQLAQQDMKILAMLEAEMALSTVIQEVNRIITQPIQSLYDGL